The sequence CCCGGGCCCCGGGGAACACGCACCGGGCGTCCCGGGGCGCACCCACCCGGACCCAGGGCGGTGTTGCCGGTCCGTCGCCGTGTGCCGTTGCGAGGTGTTGCGGGGCGCGCAACGGTTCCCGGCCCGGAGAGGATGCTTGCGGCCCGGTGTTCCGGCCGGGAGGTCGGACCCGCGGCGCGTGGCTGGGCGGGTCCTCGATGTCGGAGGTCCGGATGCGGCGTTCGCTGCTGTCCATGAGATCGGCGCTGATCCTGCTGTCCGCGGTGCTCACCGGGATCGGCGCGGGGGTGCTGATGCGGCTCGCCGGGTCGCACGCCGCCGAGTGCGTCCTGTACGGGGCGGGGGCGTTCGGTCTCGCGGTGCCGTTCCTCGATCGTCTGGTCGCCGTCGAGGCCGAGGAACTTCCTGGAACACCGTCATGAACGGCCTCGGTGACGCAAGCATGGAGCAGCCGCCGGGGAGGGCGGCACGAGGTGGCCGGCCGCCGGGAGGCGGCCGGGCCGAAGGGGTGGGGATGAGCGGCCTTCAACCGCTGAGCGACAATCTGAACAGCGAGTGCCGGGCCCTGGCCCAGGCCCTGCGGGAGCTGTTCGCCGAGCTGGCGGTCTCGGTCCGCCGCTGCGCGGCACGGTGCTACGTGGATGCGGGCACGCTCTCCCGCTACCTGGCGGGCACCCGCGTCCCGCCGGCCGACTTCGTGGACGACTTCCTGCGCCACATCGAGGATGTCCGCGGGACCCGCGTCGAGCAGGCGGCACGGGAGCGCCTGCGGGTGCTGCGCATCGCGGCAGTGCGCACCAATGCCTCGATCGGCCAGGCCGTGCAGCAGCTGGAGGGGCAGCTGGAGGCCGCGGACCGGGAGGTCCGGCGCACCAGCGTCCGGGAGGAGGAGCTCGACCACGCCCTGGACGGCTGCCGCCACGCGATCGACGACCTGGACGAGCGGTTGACGGAGCTGGAGCAGCCGAGCGGGTCCGTCCGCCGGCCGGAGCCGCTCGACGCGGACCGCGAGGCGATCCTGGAGGAGCGCAACGTGCTCGCCCTCCACGTTGCCCGGCTCAGCACGGAGCTGGAGCGGACACGCCGGCGAGCGGCGTTCGCCGAGGCTCGCTGCGAGTTGCTGGAGCGCCAGCTGGAGGTGGTCGAGCGGCACCGGGGCGCCGTCCTGCCCGAGCCCGAACTCGTCCGCCTGGTCGACCCGTTGGAAGCCCCCGCGCTGGTCGCGGGCTTCCGGCCGAAGGTGCTCCTGGTCGATGACCAGCGCCCCAACCTCATGGCCCTCGAAGCCGTGCTCGACACCCACGGTCATGAGGTGGTCTCCGTCGCCTCGGGTCGGGAGGCGCTCAAGGCGCTGCTGGAGTCCGACGACTTCGCGGTGATCATCCTCGATGTCCAGATGCCCGGGATGGACGGCTACGAGACCGCCGCCCACATCAAGCGCCGCGCCCGCACCCGCGACATCCCGATCATCTTCCTCACCGCCGTCGGCAACGACCCCGAGTACTCGATGCGGGGCTACGCCGCCGGCGCTGTCGACTTCATCGTCAAACCCTTCGACCCCTGGGCCCTGCGCGCCAAGGTCGCGGTGTTCGTGGAGATCTGCCTGGAGCGACGCGAGCACGCGCTCGGCCGCGACTGACCCCACCGGGCGACCCGGCTCCGCCCCGTGACCCAAGTCACAGTCGAGGTCTTCCTGTTCGCACCGGCTCCGCCCGGCGCTAGGGTGAAAGGGCATGGGGGAATCAACAGCCGACCGTCGTCGGTTCTGTCGCCCGGTCCGCCCCGGAGCCCGATTCCCGTCTTCCCGCCTTGTGAATTCCCTGTCTGTTCAGTCGTGTTCGTCCGACATGGGGGCCTCATGAGCCTGGAGAATGCACGCGAGTTTCCGAACGATCCGAACGATCCGAATGACGGGGCCGATCCGGCCTACCCCGTTGCCCACGAAGGCCCGAACGGCGTCGCAGAGCGATTCTGGGCGGAGCACCTCGCGGGTGCGCCCGCCCGGTCGGGCCTGCCGGGCCTCTTCGGGGCCGCGGGTGGACCGAGCGGCGCCGGTCGGCCGGGTGGCACGGCTGGAACGGCTGGAACGGCTGGGACGGGTGGGACGGGCGACACCGGGACAGTGCCGTTCGCCCTGTCCGCGCCGCTGCTGGACGGTATCGCCAAGCTGGCCGCCACCGAGGGCTGCCGCCCGTTCGACGTCCTGGTCACCCTGGTGCAGGTCCTGTTGCACCGCTGCCGCGCGCAGGACGACGTGGTGATCGCCGTGCCTCGCACCGGTGGCCGCGGCGGGACGCTCCCGCTGCGCGCCGTTCTCGCCCCCGGTGCCACCTTCCTCGATCAACTGCGTTCCACCGCCGACACCCTGAGGCAGGCGGAGCGGCACCAGGACGTGCCGCCGGTCCGGCTCCTGGCGCTGGCCGGGTTCTCCGGTGGTGCCGGGTCGCCGTCGCCCTGCCAGGTGCTGGTGGGCCGTCCGGGCGAGCCACGGTCGGAGGATGTCGGGGACGAGCTCCGCCACGACCTCGAACTGCACCTCGAGCCCGCCCCGGCCGGGGCGCTGCGCTACCGGCTCGACCGCCACGACCGGGAGACGGTCGTCGCGGCCGGACTGCGGCTCGGCCGGCTCGCCGAGGCGGCCCTCGCCGATCCCGGCCGCCCGGTCGGCCGGCTGGAGCTGCTGCCCGAGACCGAGCGCGCGCGACTGCTCGGCTTCAACGAGACCTCCGTCGACTACGGCGAGCCGCGCCGGCTGCACGAGTACATCCTCGACCGGGCCCGGCGCACCCCCACGGCGGTCGCGGTCGCCGACGCCGCAGAGGAGATCGACTACGCCGAACTCGTCGCCAGGGCAGGGGCCCTGGCGGAGCGGCTGCGCGCGAACGGGGTCGGGCCGGACGTGCCGGTGGCCGTCTGCGCCCAGCGGTCGGTCGCCCTGGTGGTGGCCCTGCTCGGCGTGCTGCTGGCGGACGGCGCCTACCTGCCGCTGGACTGCGAGCATCCGGCGGCGCGGATCCGCGGCATCCTGGACGAGGCCCGCCCGGCGGTGGTGCTCGCGGACGAGTCGTTCGCCCCGCTGTTCGCCGGTACCGGCTCCGTGCTGCTGCCGCTCGACGGGGGCGCCCCGCCCACCGACCCGCCCCCGCCCCCGACTCCGGCGCCCGCGCGCGAACCCTCGGACGCCGACCTGGCCTACATCATCTACACCTCCGGCTCGACCGGGCGCCCCAAGGGCGTGGCGATCCCGCACCGCGGCATCGTCAACCGGCTGCTCTGGATGCAGGACCGGTACCGGCTGACCCCGGACGACGTGGTGCTCCAGAAAACGCCGTACACCTTCGACGTGTCGGTCTGGGAGTTCTTCTGGCCGCTGCTGGCCGGCGCCCGGCTGGTGATGGCGCGGCCGGACGGGCACCGGGACCCGGCATACCTGGCCGAGGTGATGGCGGAACAGGGGGTCACCACCGCCCACTTCGTGCCGTCGATGCTGGCGGTCTTCGCGGAGGAACCGGGGGTCGCGCGGTGCACGGCGCTGCGCCGGGTGGTGTGCAGCGGTGAGGCGCTGACCTCGGCCGTCGTACGCCGCTTCCGGGAGCGCAGCCGGGCCGAGGTGCACAACCTGTACGGTCCGACCGAGGCGTCGGTCGACGTCACGCACTGGACCTGCCGCGACGACGACCCCGAGGGCGGGGTCCCGATCGGCGTGCCGATCGCCAACACCACGGCCCACGTCCTGGACGACGCGCGCGAGCCGGTGCCGATCGGCACGCCGGGCGAGCTGTACCTGGGGGGAGTGGGGCTGGCCCGGGGCTACGTCGGCCGACCGGACCTCACCGCCGAGCGGTTCGTGCCGGACCCCTTCGGCGCCGGGCCGGACGCGCGGCTGTACCGCACGGGTGACCTGGTGCGGTGGACGGCCGGTGGGCGGCTGGAGTTCCTCGGTCGCCTCGACCACCAGGTCAAGCTGCGTGGTCTGCGGATCGAGCCGGGCGAGATCGAGGCGGTGCTGTGCGGTCACCCGGCGGTGTCGGAGGCGGTGGTGCTGCTGCGCGAGGACCTGGGCGCGGTCCCGGTCCTGGTGGCCTACCTGGTGACCGCGGACGGGCAGGAGCCGGCCGGCCTGACGGCGCACCTGGCGGAGGCGCTGCCCCGCTACATGCTGCCGGGGCGCACGGTGGTGCTGGCGGCCATGCCGCTGACCCGGAACGGGAAGCTGGACCGGGCGGCACTGCCGAAGCCGCCGGCGCGGCGCCGGAGGTGACGCGGCGCAGGACGTGAAACAGGTCGGGCGGGTCGGTCCGGGAACACGATGTTCCCGGACCGACCCGCCCGATTGCTGTTTCTGCCGGTAGAGCGGTCCGCGGTGCCCGCCACCGCAGTGCCCGCCACGGCAGTGCCCGCCACCGCAGCGCCCGCTACCGCGACCGTGCGTACGACCGCCGCTCGGCGCGGTTCCCCGCGCGCCCGGCCGCCGCCCCGGCCAGGTGCCGTTCGACCTCCGCGGCCCGCGGGTGCGCGATGTCGGTCAGGATCGAGTGCGCCCCGCGCCAGGCCCGCACCGCCTGTTCGGGCCGGCCGAGCCGCGAGTACGAGGTTCCCAGCCCGTCCAGCACCACCGCCTCGGCGTAGCGGTCGCCGGCCCGTCGGTACAGCAGCAGGGCCTGGCGCCGGTAGCCGACGGCCTCGGCGTCGCGGTCCAGCAGTTGGTGGAGCTCGCCCAGCCCGGCCAGCGCCTGCGCCTGCCCGTGCTCGTCGTCGAGGCCCCGGAAGGCCGCCAGCGCGTCGCGGTCGTGCGCGACGGCCTCGTCGAACCGCTCCAGTGCCCGGTAGGAGCGGGCCAGGTTGACCAGGCAGGTGGCCGCGCCGAGCCGGTTGCCCAGCTCGGCGAAGATCACCCGGGCCTGCCGCCAGCACCGGACGGCCTCCTGGGGCCGGTCCAGCCGGTCGAGGGCGCTGCCCAGGCTGAGCAGCGCGGCGGCCTCGCCGTCCCGGTCCCGGTTGGCCCGGTGCAGTTCCAGGGCGCGCTCGTGGTGCCGGAGGGCCTCCTGGAACCGGCGGGTGAGCGCGTGGCAGTCGCCGAGCTCCGTGAGCACCCGGGCGGCGAGTGCCGGGTCCGCCTCCGGACTGACCGTGGCCTGGGTGGTGCGCAGCACCGCCAGCAGGCTCGACGCCGGGCCGCGGGTGTGCAGGTACCAGCTGAGCGAGAGCGCGAGCGCGGCGACCAGCGGTCCCAGGCCCTGTTCGGCCGCGCGGGCTAGCACCGCAGTGAGGTTGGCGCGCTCCGCGTCCAGCCAGGCCAGCGTCCGGTCGTGGTCCGGGAAGCGCAGGGCCGGCAGCACCGGCGGGGGCAGCGGCGGGGCGTAGCGGGGGCGGACCGCCGACGAGCGGGCGCGCAGCAGTTCGTCCGCCGCGCGGGCGGTGTGGCAGTACCACACCGTCAGCCGGTAGAGGGCCAGGCGGTCGGCGGCCCCGCCCTCCGCGAGTTCGGCGGCGAAGGCGTGCAGCAGGTCGTGCAGGCGGTACCGGGCCGGCGTGTCCTGGATCAACAGGTTCTCGTCGACCAGCAGTTCCAGCGTCTCGCGTGCGGCCGCGGGGTCGACGCCGGCCAGCGTGGCGATCGCCGGCGCGGTGTACTCGCGTCCCGGATGGACGGCCAGCAGCCGGAAGACCCGCCGGGCCTCCTCGGGCAGCCGACGGTAGGAGAGGTCGAGGCTGGCGCGCAGCGAGCGGCCGCCGGTGGTCAGGGCAGTGATGCCGCCGGGTCTCAGGTAGTCGACGAGGTCCGCGAGCCGCCAGGCCGGGCGGGCCCGCAGGCGTGCCGCGGCGAGCACCAGCGCCAGCGGCAGGTGCCCGCAGGCGTGGACGACCTGGGCCGCGGCTCCGGGGGAGTCGGCGACCCGCTCGGCACCGGCGACCGCGTCCAGGAGCCGCAGCGCCTCGGCGGGGGGCAGGGTGGTGAGCGGCAGGGAGCGGGCGCCGTCCAGTCCGGCCAGACTGCGCCGGCTGGTGATCAGCACCAGGCAGCCGGGGTCGGCCGGGATCAGCGGGCGGACCTGGTGCGCGTCGGCAGCGTCGTCGAGCAGCAGCAGTGCTTCGCGGCCGTGCAGACGGTCGCGGAACAGGGCGGCGCGCGCGTCGAGGCCCTCGGGCATCAGCGAGCGGTCCACACCGAGGGCGTGCAGCAGGCCCGCCAGGACGTCGGAGGGGTCGGCGGGTGGCCGGTCCGGATCGAAGCCGCGCAGGTTCACGTACAGCTGCAGGGTGCCGAACCGGCCGGCCCGGACCAGCTCGTGCGCCGCGTGCACGGCCAGCTGGGTCTTGCCCACCCCGGCCATGCCCTCGATCGAGGTGACCAGCACGGTGGCCGAGACCCCGGCCGGTCCGGCGGCCGGGGCCGCCAGCAGGGTCCGCAGCTCCTCCGCGCGTCCGCTGAAGAAGGGCAGGTCGGCCGGGAGTTGGCGGAGCACGGTGACCGGTTCCGCCGGGAGCCGGGGCGGCACGGTGTCCGGCCCGGCCGGCGCCGGGTGCTCTCGCCGGAGCTCGGCGCCGGTCCCGTCCGGCTCCGGGACGGGGCCCGCCGGCAGGCCGGCGCGGTCCGGCTCGGGCCCGGTCCGCCGGTTCCGGTCGGGCGGCGCCGTCCGCTCCGAACTGCTCTGCAGAGTCGATGAGTTGCCGCCGGAACGCAGGACCCGCTGGTGGGCGGCCGCGATCCGGGCGCCCGGTTCGATGCCGAGGTCGCGGGCGAGCGCGGTGCGCAGCCGCCGGTAGACGGCCAGTGCCTCGGCCCGGCGGCCGGCGACCGCGAGGGCCTCGATCAGCAGCGCGTGCACGCCTTCCTGGTGCGGCTCCTCCGCGGCGAGGCGGGTGAGCAGCAGCACGGATTCGGCCGCGCGGCCCAGTTCCAGACCGGCCCGGGCGGCCAACTCGGTGACCTCCACCCGGGACTGGGTCCAGCCCGGTGTTTCGTCCCGGTGCAGCCGGTCGCAGTTCACGTCGGCCAGGGGCGTGCCGCGCCACAGGCCCAGGGCCGCGGAGGCCGCCGTCCAGACGGCGGGCCAGTCGCTCGACCGCGCGGCGTCGCGGGCCGATTCGCAGTGCTCGCCGAAGAGCAGGGTGTCGAGTTCGGTCCGCGCCCCCACCTCGATCCGGTACCCGGGACCGGTGGTCACCACCCGGTCCGATCCTTCGCCCAACAGGCGCCGCAGGCGCAGCACATGGCTGCGCAGGGTGGCCGGCGCGGCGGGCGGCTCGTTGCTCCACACGATGTCGGTGAGCTCGTCGACGCTGACCGTCCGGTTGGGACGGCACAGGAGCGCCGCGAGCAGGACTCTCACCCGCGACGGCAGCGCGACGGTGGCGCTGTCGACACGGACTTCGACGGGGCCGAGCACCCCGAAAAAGACGCTGGTTTCTGTCATTTCTTCCCCCGAAAGGCCGGTGGCCGCTGGGAAATTGAACCTATGTGAACGGTCAGCGTCAAGGGTCGTTGATCCGTGTCGAAACCCCGGCCACGCGAATTCAACAGGTCTTGCACAGCCATTCCATCGGCCTTGCACAGCCCTGTCGGAGGCTCCTCCCGTGGCGATGGCCAGCGGGGCGGGACCGCTCGGCCGTCCCCACCCGTCCGACCAACCACGAAGCGACTCATGGAAGGGGTGTCCCCTTTGCTGGATTTGGAGTTGATAGCCGGGCGATTGCAGGCGATCGCGGACTTCATGCGCCGGGGAAAGGTGAACCGTCGCTGGGTGGGCTCGCTGCCGGAACAGGTGGCGGCCCTGGCCGGGGAGTGGGAACTCGACATCGGGGAGGTGGTCGGCGTCGACTTCTCGTCGGCCGTGACCTCCGTGCTGGTCTCCTGCACCGGGCCGATGGGCGAGGCCGAGCTGAAGCTCGCGCCGGACGCCTACGCCCTCGCCGAGGAAGTGGCGATGCTGCGGCAGTTCGCCCCCGGCGGCCGGGTGCCCGAGGTGCACGGGAGCAGCCGGGGCGCGGCGCTGCTGGAGGCGGTCCGGCCCGGCACTCCGGTCGAGGACCTGCCGCGGCCGCCGTCCCCCGCCGACTACGCGCGGTTCCTGGACGACCTGCACACGGTCGGCGACCCGGCGAGCGCGCCCCGGCAGGCCGCCGACTGGCTCGGCATGATGCTCGGCTGGGCCGAGCAGGGCGGTGCCGAGCTGGCGGAGGCGAGGCGGATCGCCGACCGGCTGCTGGCCACCGAACCCGAACGGGTGCTTCTCCACGGTGATCTGCACCTGGGCAATGTGCTCACCTCGGACCGCCGGGGCCTGGTGGCCCGGAGTCCGATCGCCTGCGTCGGCGAACGGTGCTTCGACGCGGCCGACTACGTGCTGGAGGGCGCGGACCTCGCGGACATGGTGGACCGCCGCGACGGCCTGGCGGCGGCCGCCGGACTCGACGCCGAGCGGCTGGACGGCTGGGCCAGGGTGCTGGCCCCGCTCGGGGCGGCGCGCGCACCGCAGCCGGAGCGGGTCGCCACGCTCCTCGCGTACGGACGGGGTGAGTACTGAGGTGCCCGGGTCCGTGGACAACACCACCGGCCTGCTCGGCCGGCTGATCCCCGCCGACGCGCTGCGCCGGCGACTGCTCGCGATCCGGTTCGCCGAGGCGACCGGCAAGGGCGTCTTCCTCTCCGGCAGCATCGTCTACTTCACCCTGCACGTCGGGCTGACCGCCGCCGAGGTGGGCATCGGTCTGTCGCTGGCGGGCTTCGCCGGACTGCTCTCCTCGGTGCTCTTCGGCATGATCGCCGACCGGATGCGCAAACGCACGCTGCTGTTCCTGCTGTTCGCGGCCGTCGCGGCCGGCTTCGGGCTGTACTCCGCGGTGGACGACGCGGTCCAGTTCTACGTCCTGGTGACCCTGGTCGGCTTCCTGGACTACGGGATCGGACCGACCGAGAACGCGCTGCTGGCCACCGTGATCCCGGAGGGCGAGCGGGTCCGGCTCAACGCGACCATGCGTACGGTGTTCAACGTCGGCTTCAGCGCGGGCATCGGCATCGCCGCCGCGGCCGCGCTGAGCACCCGGCTGCTGGTGCTGATCCCCGCGGTCGCGGCGGTGCTGCTCGGTCTCGCGGCGCTGCTGGTGACCCGCCTGCCGGAGGGGCCGCCCGGTGACCCGGAACAGCGGCCCCGGCCCTTCGGCGCCGTGCGCGACCTGCGATTCCTCGGCGTGGTCGGACTGTCGACCGTGCTCGCCTCGCACATCAGCCTGCTCATGGTGGTGCTGCCGCTGTGGGCCCTGGAGCGCGCCGCCGTCCGGCCGTTCCTGGTGCCGCTGCTCCTGGTGGTCAACACCGTCTTCGTCATCCTCTTCCAGGTGCGGGCGAGCAAGGGCGCCGAGACGGTCGCGGGCGCCGCGGCGACGGCCCGCCGGGCCGGGCTGTGGATCGCGGCGGGCTGCGCCGCCGCCTCGGTCACCGCCCTGTGGCACCAGACCGCGGCGGCCACCGCGGCGATCGTCGTGACCGCCCTGATGCTGTCCGTGGCCGAGGTCATGCAGTCCGCCTCGGCCTGGGGCCTCGCCTTCGGGCTGGCACCCAAGCACGCCGAGGGCGAGTACCTCGGCGCGTTCGACCTGCACGTGGCGACCCAGAACATCGCCGGGCCGGCGCTCTTCTCCGGCCTGGTCATCTCGGCAGGCTTCTGGGGCTGGATCGCGATCGCCGGGCTGATGCTCGCCGCGGCCGCGCTGATCGGGCCCGCCGCGCGGCGCAGCGCCGACGCGAGGGCGGGCAGCGCCCGCCCGGAGGCCGTCATGGACACCGGAGGGGCGGTATGACCGACAGCGGCAGGGCATCGTTCACGCGGGAGCGCAGCGGCAGGGCATCGTTCACGCAGGAGCGCTTCTACTTCCTCAACGAGCTGCAACCGGGCAACCCCGCCTACGTGGTGGCGTTCGCGCTGCGCATGACCGGTGCGCTGGACCACGACCGGCTGGCCGCGGCGGTCCGCGCGGTCACTGCCCGGCACGCGGTGCTGCGCACCGGGTTCGCCGTGCGGGACGGCGAGTTGACTCAGCTGGTGCACGACACGGCGGAGCCCGACGTCACCGCCGTCACCCACCCGCCGGCCGACCGGCCGGCCCAGGACCGCCACCTGCGCGACCTGGTGGCCGCCGAGGCCGCCGTGCCGTTCGCGCTGGCCGACGGCCGGGTGCTGCGGGCCCGGATCGTCTCCTGGGGGACCGGCCGGCACGCGCTGGTGGTGCTGGTGCACCACATCGCCTGCGACGGATGGGCGGTCGGACTGCTGCTCGACGACATCGCGGCGCAGTACAACGGCCGGTCGGCGCCCGCGCCGGGCGCCTCCTACCTGGACTACGCCGAGGCCCAGCGCACGCTGTGGGAGAAGCACACCAGGCGTCTGGAGCACTGGCGCGAACTGCTCGCAGGCGCTCCGAAGCTCGCCCTGCACACCGACCGGCCCCGGCCCGGTGTGCTCACCCACCGCGGTGCGGTGCTGCGCCGTCCGGTCGATCCGGAGCTGGTCCAGCGGCTGACCGACTGGGCCAAGGAGCACGGGGTCACGCTGTTCGCGGTGGCGCTCGCCGCCTACGCCAGGGTGCTGTCCCGGCACGCCCGCCAGCCGGAGGTGGTGATCGGGGTCCCGGTCGCCAACCGGCTGGACGAGGCGGAGGAGCAGTTGGTCGGCTGCCTGGTCAACACGCTGCCGGTGCGGGTCGACCTGAGCGGCGAGCCCGGCTTCGCCGACCTGGTCACCCGGACCTGGCGGACGGCGCTGACCGCGCTCGGCGACCAGGACGTGCCGTTCGAGCGGATCGTCCAGGCGGTCGGCGAGGAGCGCCAGCTCAGCCACGCCCCGGTCTTCCAGACCATGCTGACGGTGCAGAACTTCACCTTCACCGTGCCGGACTTCACCGGGCTGACGGTGTCCGAGGTCGACGTCGAGATCGAGGCGGCCCGGTTCGACCTCGGACTGACTCTGGACGTCTCCACCCGCTCGCCGTTCCTGCGCGCCGACTTCAGCACCGAGCTGTTCGACGCGGCGACCGTCGAGGGGCTGGTGGCGCACTTCCACGCGCTGCTGGAGTCCCTGGTCGACGACCCGGACGGCGAGCCCGTGATGGTGGACGCCCGGGAGCACCGGCTGCTCGTCGAGGGCTGGAACCCGCCGGTCCAGCCGTCATCGGTCCGGCCGTCGCCGGTCCGGAGGTCGGTGGTCCGGCGGTCACCGGGCGACAGCCCGTCCGAGCGCCGCCCGTCCGAGTCCCCGTCCGAGCCCCACGCGTCCGAACACCGCCCGTCCGTGCTCCGGCTGTTCTGCGAGCACGCCGCCGCCGCGCCGCAGGACGTGGCGCTGGTGCACCGGGGACGGACGACCGACTACCGGGAACTCGACGAGT comes from Streptomyces sp. TLI_053 and encodes:
- a CDS encoding amino acid adenylation domain-containing protein, which codes for MPFALSAPLLDGIAKLAATEGCRPFDVLVTLVQVLLHRCRAQDDVVIAVPRTGGRGGTLPLRAVLAPGATFLDQLRSTADTLRQAERHQDVPPVRLLALAGFSGGAGSPSPCQVLVGRPGEPRSEDVGDELRHDLELHLEPAPAGALRYRLDRHDRETVVAAGLRLGRLAEAALADPGRPVGRLELLPETERARLLGFNETSVDYGEPRRLHEYILDRARRTPTAVAVADAAEEIDYAELVARAGALAERLRANGVGPDVPVAVCAQRSVALVVALLGVLLADGAYLPLDCEHPAARIRGILDEARPAVVLADESFAPLFAGTGSVLLPLDGGAPPTDPPPPPTPAPAREPSDADLAYIIYTSGSTGRPKGVAIPHRGIVNRLLWMQDRYRLTPDDVVLQKTPYTFDVSVWEFFWPLLAGARLVMARPDGHRDPAYLAEVMAEQGVTTAHFVPSMLAVFAEEPGVARCTALRRVVCSGEALTSAVVRRFRERSRAEVHNLYGPTEASVDVTHWTCRDDDPEGGVPIGVPIANTTAHVLDDAREPVPIGTPGELYLGGVGLARGYVGRPDLTAERFVPDPFGAGPDARLYRTGDLVRWTAGGRLEFLGRLDHQVKLRGLRIEPGEIEAVLCGHPAVSEAVVLLREDLGAVPVLVAYLVTADGQEPAGLTAHLAEALPRYMLPGRTVVLAAMPLTRNGKLDRAALPKPPARRRR
- a CDS encoding response regulator; this encodes MSGLQPLSDNLNSECRALAQALRELFAELAVSVRRCAARCYVDAGTLSRYLAGTRVPPADFVDDFLRHIEDVRGTRVEQAARERLRVLRIAAVRTNASIGQAVQQLEGQLEAADREVRRTSVREEELDHALDGCRHAIDDLDERLTELEQPSGSVRRPEPLDADREAILEERNVLALHVARLSTELERTRRRAAFAEARCELLERQLEVVERHRGAVLPEPELVRLVDPLEAPALVAGFRPKVLLVDDQRPNLMALEAVLDTHGHEVVSVASGREALKALLESDDFAVIILDVQMPGMDGYETAAHIKRRARTRDIPIIFLTAVGNDPEYSMRGYAAGAVDFIVKPFDPWALRAKVAVFVEICLERREHALGRD
- a CDS encoding aminoglycoside phosphotransferase family protein, giving the protein MGSLPEQVAALAGEWELDIGEVVGVDFSSAVTSVLVSCTGPMGEAELKLAPDAYALAEEVAMLRQFAPGGRVPEVHGSSRGAALLEAVRPGTPVEDLPRPPSPADYARFLDDLHTVGDPASAPRQAADWLGMMLGWAEQGGAELAEARRIADRLLATEPERVLLHGDLHLGNVLTSDRRGLVARSPIACVGERCFDAADYVLEGADLADMVDRRDGLAAAAGLDAERLDGWARVLAPLGAARAPQPERVATLLAYGRGEY
- a CDS encoding MFS transporter, producing MDNTTGLLGRLIPADALRRRLLAIRFAEATGKGVFLSGSIVYFTLHVGLTAAEVGIGLSLAGFAGLLSSVLFGMIADRMRKRTLLFLLFAAVAAGFGLYSAVDDAVQFYVLVTLVGFLDYGIGPTENALLATVIPEGERVRLNATMRTVFNVGFSAGIGIAAAAALSTRLLVLIPAVAAVLLGLAALLVTRLPEGPPGDPEQRPRPFGAVRDLRFLGVVGLSTVLASHISLLMVVLPLWALERAAVRPFLVPLLLVVNTVFVILFQVRASKGAETVAGAAATARRAGLWIAAGCAAASVTALWHQTAAATAAIVVTALMLSVAEVMQSASAWGLAFGLAPKHAEGEYLGAFDLHVATQNIAGPALFSGLVISAGFWGWIAIAGLMLAAAALIGPAARRSADARAGSARPEAVMDTGGAV
- a CDS encoding BTAD domain-containing putative transcriptional regulator, with product MTETSVFFGVLGPVEVRVDSATVALPSRVRVLLAALLCRPNRTVSVDELTDIVWSNEPPAAPATLRSHVLRLRRLLGEGSDRVVTTGPGYRIEVGARTELDTLLFGEHCESARDAARSSDWPAVWTAASAALGLWRGTPLADVNCDRLHRDETPGWTQSRVEVTELAARAGLELGRAAESVLLLTRLAAEEPHQEGVHALLIEALAVAGRRAEALAVYRRLRTALARDLGIEPGARIAAAHQRVLRSGGNSSTLQSSSERTAPPDRNRRTGPEPDRAGLPAGPVPEPDGTGAELRREHPAPAGPDTVPPRLPAEPVTVLRQLPADLPFFSGRAEELRTLLAAPAAGPAGVSATVLVTSIEGMAGVGKTQLAVHAAHELVRAGRFGTLQLYVNLRGFDPDRPPADPSDVLAGLLHALGVDRSLMPEGLDARAALFRDRLHGREALLLLDDAADAHQVRPLIPADPGCLVLITSRRSLAGLDGARSLPLTTLPPAEALRLLDAVAGAERVADSPGAAAQVVHACGHLPLALVLAAARLRARPAWRLADLVDYLRPGGITALTTGGRSLRASLDLSYRRLPEEARRVFRLLAVHPGREYTAPAIATLAGVDPAAARETLELLVDENLLIQDTPARYRLHDLLHAFAAELAEGGAADRLALYRLTVWYCHTARAADELLRARSSAVRPRYAPPLPPPVLPALRFPDHDRTLAWLDAERANLTAVLARAAEQGLGPLVAALALSLSWYLHTRGPASSLLAVLRTTQATVSPEADPALAARVLTELGDCHALTRRFQEALRHHERALELHRANRDRDGEAAALLSLGSALDRLDRPQEAVRCWRQARVIFAELGNRLGAATCLVNLARSYRALERFDEAVAHDRDALAAFRGLDDEHGQAQALAGLGELHQLLDRDAEAVGYRRQALLLYRRAGDRYAEAVVLDGLGTSYSRLGRPEQAVRAWRGAHSILTDIAHPRAAEVERHLAGAAAGRAGNRAERRSYARSR